TTCCGTATGTACTATACTTGCTGGAATTAATTTCTCTATGCACTATACTTGCTGCAATTAATTTCTCTATGCACTATACTTGCTGGAATTAGTTTCTGTATGTACTATACTTGCTGGAATTAATTTCTCTATGCACTATACTTGCTGCAATTAATTTCTCTATGCACTATACTTGCTGGAATTAGTTTCTGTATGTACTATACTTGCTGGAATTAATTTCTCTATGCACTATACTTGCTGCAATTAATTTCTCTATGCACTATACTTGCTGGAATTAGTTTCTGTATGTACTATACTTGCTGGAATTAATTTATCTATGCACTATACTAGCTGCAATTAATTTCTCTATGCACTATACATGCTAGGAAATGGATAACCAAGCTGAAGGAAGTCATGGTATTCATTGGACTTCATCAATGTCTGCCCATATGCTTCTCCACTTGACTGATGTCGTGGCTGGTGGAACTAAAACTTCAACGGGCTTTAAGAAAGTTCACCTCAATGCTTGTGCTAGGTCTTTAAATGAGCAATTCAAACTATCTTTGACTGGTGATCAGATTCGTAACCATCTGCGTTATTGGAAGAGGAAGTGGCAAAGGATAACTTTGCTTAAGCATGGAATAAGTGGTGCTCTTTGGGATGAGGAAAATTGCATTATTGGGCTTGCTGAAGAGCACTATGCTGAGTACATTCAGGTATTCATGTTGCCGATATATTGTTTCGCATTGTTGTGCATTCAGGTTTCAGGCATACAATCTCTTTTAACATGTTCTCTATTGACTACATAGACGCACCAATCAGATGCTCCATTCTTGAACAAACCTATAAACCATTACAATGAGATGGCTACAATATTTGGCAATAGTCTGGCTACAGGGCAGTATGCCAAGGGATCAAATGAACCTCTTGCTGAAGAAGTGACGGAAATTGAAGATGATGTTGGGGAAACCGCGGAAGCTGCTGCTACTCCCTCGCCAAATGCTGCTGCTACTCCCTCGCCCACTGGGCCATCAGCCCCAAAAGCAAAGAGAGCCAAAACAAGTGCACAAGAAAGCGAAGATAAGATGATAGCAACATTCTCGGCTGTTGGTGAAAAGATTGCTAATGCTATAGTGGAGGCTGGTAAGACCAATGACGAGTTGCCCGAAGGTCTTTGGGATAGCATGAAAGGCATTCCTGGTTTCGAACCAGCATACCTTTCTCACTACTATGCACATCTGGTTGAAAATGTTCGCATTGCGCGGGCTTTCCACTCGTTGGACTTTGCGAACAAGTTAATTTGGATTGCTAGGTATGTTAGCAACAACTTCCCTGGTTGATGACTTGTGCTGATGGTATGACCACTTTTGCTTGCCACAAAGAAGTAGAAATTGTGGCCTAATGTCTACTAGCTTTTGTGCTGATGCTTCTAGCCATGACATGAACTTGTAATGCTATCTGTAGTTTCAAGACTATGTACTACTTTGCAAAATTATGGCATGTATTGCTTTCTAGCACTTATATGTGAAGCAAGTATTAATATTTGTCGTGTATTTCTAAATTATGTGTGTATGTACGATATGTGTGTGTTGCATGATGGATTTGTACATAAAATTCTTGTGCTGATTTTTGTTTCTACATCCAGTCAATTGTTGTACctgacttgttgaaaaatatggTGGTAATCTCACCAAATGGAAGAGAAGGTTACCACAACCAACTATCACGTGTGATCCATCGTCCACACAGCCTATATCCCACAAAACAAACAAAAGGTGGGATTGGGACTATCCCATCCACCCAATATGGATGGTTCCATCCCATCCCAACCAGATCAGCAACCAAACACACGCTTAAAGAACACACCAATTCAGAAAATGGAAACGGGCCGGGCCCAAGACCAAAGTTGGTATGCGAAGAGAGCATATTCCCTGCAGTGCGCAGTAGGAATTGCCCTGCTCTCCATTAGGTACCGGTGCGCCCCCATGGCcggaagccgccgccgccgccaccgtggaAGAGCGAGGTCGCTACAGCAGGGCGCCGAATCGTCGGCGCTGGCAGACGCCACTCTCACCTCCAGGTCCGCGCCCTCCTCCGTCCTTGCTCGCCTCTTTTCTCTTTTCTCTTCTTATTGATGGCTTATTTGTTTACGGAGTGGATGGAGGCCAGTCGAACCTAGAATCGGAGAGAAACGCCTACCACGCATCGTTCGATCAGTAATCTATCCTTAGCGATACAGCACTGAGATTTCGAGTATGTAGTGAATCAGTAGGTCTGTTTGGATGAATTGTCAGTTATGATTAGGGTTTTTTGGTGAACTGATAGTGCTTAGTAGCGAACTGGCCTCCCCTAAATTTGGATCTCTAAGGTGTCTCAGTTTGGTAATATTCTGATTTAGTGCGTTTGCACTAACAGTTTAACATGGAACAACTTCGTTCATATCAGTTGTTGATAACTTAATTTTCTCTGTTTAGCCAAAAAGTTCGAAATTTCCTTTGTTACTAGGCAGATGAGCATTACAGTTTTGAGTACTCCGGGTTCGGTCTTGGTAATGCTGCTGCCTTGAACTATGCTCACTTGGTTTAGTGATGAAGTGAAACTCATCTTCAAACGCGATTTGGTGGATACTTTTATCATGACACTGATTATTTACTAGGGAAAACCAAAATCACAAATTACAATTTGTCCTTGTAAACAACTGAGGGCATTATAGTTCTTTTTTGAATGTTATGAAAATGATTGTTATTCATTGCGTGATGCCATTCAGCGTGCCAGTTTACTCAGTTGGTAAGTTTGATCCAAAGTCAAATCAAGAAAGAGAGCCTCTCATTTCAGCACCCAGTTGTCTCGTGTTCGTTTGGTCTTCGTCATGGCCATGGTGCTGCCATGATCAATGCTCACTTCTGTTTAGCTACCAAGTGAATTATGCATAAGCAAATGATCTCATGAAAGTTGTCTAGATAAGAAGTGGAGCTTTTACGTCAAACAATATCCTCACTTATTGCTATTTATTTTGAATACTCTGCACGCCACCTACCATTATTTGAAAATGTATCATTGTACACATGGTTGGCACCAAAAAGATTCTATTTATGCTGCTATTGTAGAAAAAAATCAAGCTGTAGGTGGTTCTGAAGTAGCTTCTGATTGAAGTTTGCCTTATTGTTCAGTTACAGCCTACTGCATTTCCAAATAGACGCCCCTGTTTGCCTTATTGTTCAGCTAAAGCTTACTGCATTTCATGCAGTGTATTAACTCCTGCAGTATTACTTTATCATACCTTTTTGCATTTTCTTGAAAACTCTATTATGTTGCAGTTCTTATTCTGATCCATTATCCTTGAATATATTTATGGCAGCGAAGTTACCATTGTGGGGAGCCCCTCTAAGAACACCTGCCATGCCTCAGGCTCTACCTCCTTGCTTTCGTCTGAACCTCATGGTTTTGCAGATCTCCTGGACAGCCTGCTTCACGAAATCATTGATCTCTTTACCTCATTCCATGACTTCCTTGCTTTCATTGGGACCTGCCGCTCTTGGCGTGCTGCAGTCTCTTCCTTTCCCTCTGCGTATACCTTCAGCTTCCCACCAGTCCATCTCAAACCGGATGGTCCTTATGTTCCTCCCCATACAGGCAATATCAAGCCCATGCTTCTATCTAACTGCAAATGGCAGCTCAGTGAACCTAGCAAGAAAAACTTATCCCTTTGCTGTTCAGTGCCTCAAAATACTCCAGATAATATGTACTATTTGGGCTGCTCATGTGGGTATCTTATCTTCTCCTATAGGGAGCACTGCATCCTTGTCAATGTGTTCACTGGTACCAAGGTGAAGCCCCCCAAACTCCCACCGAACAATGAACTTGGGGAATTTTGTGGCATAGGCATTCTTACAGCTGCATTGAGTTCACCCAACTCACGCCTCCTCCTTTGCTCCAGAACTTCCATGTTTGAGTGGCAGGTTGGAACAAACTCCTGGTCGGAGCACGCTCTCGCTCTTGAGAGAGAACGCATCACTCAGATTCTGTTATTCAATGGTGATATCGTTGTTTTTGATTCTCTTATGAGGCTCCACACTATACGCTTGGCACCTCAATTCAGCATGCAAGAAGTAGCCATTAAGTGGGAGTTTCTGCCTTTTGACCCATTGTTGGTGGTCTGTGGTGACAAACTTCTCATGGTTCACCTCTCGAGGAGCTCTGACAAGTTGAATGGTTCATATCGCTTCTTTAAGGTCTTTCACCTTGACTTTTCGGTCAGGCCAGCTAAGTGGGTGAAGATGGAGAAGTTGGACAATCAAGCACTGTTTGTTAGCCTTGATACGAGGACTCCTACATTTTCTTGCATGAGCCCTGAAAGATGGGGAGGAAAGAGTAACTGCATCTATGTTGCCAAGCTATTTGAAGATCCTGATGAAACCTGGACTGCAGTCGAGCTTGGTC
This region of Lolium perenne isolate Kyuss_39 chromosome 2, Kyuss_2.0, whole genome shotgun sequence genomic DNA includes:
- the LOC127334215 gene encoding uncharacterized protein, whose amino-acid sequence is MAGSRRRRHRGRARSLQQGAESSALADATLTSSEVTIVGSPSKNTCHASGSTSLLSSEPHGFADLLDSLLHEIIDLFTSFHDFLAFIGTCRSWRAAVSSFPSAYTFSFPPVHLKPDGPYVPPHTGNIKPMLLSNCKWQLSEPSKKNLSLCCSVPQNTPDNMYYLGCSCGYLIFSYREHCILVNVFTGTKVKPPKLPPNNELGEFCGIGILTAALSSPNSRLLLCSRTSMFEWQVGTNSWSEHALALERERITQILLFNGDIVVFDSLMRLHTIRLAPQFSMQEVAIKWEFLPFDPLLVVCGDKLLMVHLSRSSDKLNGSYRFFKVFHLDFSVRPAKWVKMEKLDNQALFVSLDTRTPTFSCMSPERWGGKSNCIYVAKLFEDPDETWTAVELGQPVYYDAGHAILYSSTFPHDYSLLCSLWVLPSSVYGSG